The Fragaria vesca subsp. vesca linkage group LG2, FraVesHawaii_1.0, whole genome shotgun sequence genome includes a window with the following:
- the LOC101296744 gene encoding uncharacterized protein LOC101296744 — MSDGWTDGKSRVILNFLVNSPKGTWFLKSIDASDTIKNGELMLNYLNNVVEEVGEENVVKIVTDNASNYKWAGKELMKQRSKLWWTPCAAHCIDLMLEDISKLKVFETTIQRAKLIVKFIYGHTQVLSIMRKFTGNKEIIRPAVTRFATSFLTLQSLYKQKAALISMFQSKEWHDCGCTKHKDAYDVKKYILRDGNFWNHIAYCIKSVLPLVCVLREVDSEVRPVMGFIFELMDAAKDKIASNLGNVEAKYAPIWKRIDNRWSPQLHQPLHAAGYYLNPQFRYEENFKDTEHVKKGLEDCMDRMLDGDARIQAEIQLDLYERKLGKFGSAMAESTRKIRSPVFWWEKYGTQTPELMNFATRVLSLTCSASGCERNLSTFEMIHTKKRNRLEHKRLHALVYVKYNIALRDRTLKRSATMTDPIVVEEIESDDEWITEIEDPVLPTDPHWIENNVEELTLDDGAIRNVPSGTYESSLINRDPPPRVPSPPPHVPSPPHVPTPSREPIPSRELTPSLDEPILLYKRKYSEGQSSSKRKAPRKSMLLDDIVDDDTRSTIDSGDSLDGDILIDDDDDFEA; from the exons ATGTCGGATGGTTGGACGGATGGCAAGAGTAGGGTTATACTAAACTTTTTAGTAAATAGCCCTAAAGGTACATGGTTCTTGAAATCCATTGATGCATCGGATACAATTAAAAATGGAGAGTTGATGCTCAATTACTTGAATAATGTTGTGGAGGAGGTAGGGGAGGAGAATGTTGTCAAAATAGTTACCGACAATGCTTCTAATTATAAGTGGGCGGGAAAGGAGCTAATGAAGCAAAGAAGCAAATTATGGTGGACTCCTTGTGCGGCTCATTGCATTGACTTGATGTTGGAGGACATTAGCAAGTTGAAGGTCTTTGAAACTACCATTCAAAGAGCTAAGCTAATTGTGAAATTCATTTATGGGCATACACAAGTTCTTTCTATCATGAGGAAATTTACCGGCAACAAGGAGATTATTCGGCCGGCGGTTACAAGGTTTGCCACATCTTTTCTCACTCTTCAAAGTCTATATAAGCAAAAGGCAGCTCTTATTAGTATGTTTCAATCCAAAGAATGGCATGATTGTGGTTGTACAAAACATAAAGATGCTTATGATGTGAAGAAGTATATCCTCCGTGATGGAAACTTTTGGAACCATATTGCCTATTGCATCAAGAGTGTTTTGCCTCTTGTTTGTGTCTTAAGAGAGGTTGATTCGGAAGTGAGACCCGTTATGGGATTTATTTTTGAGTTGATGGATGCCGCAAAAGACAAGATTGCTAGTAATCTTGGCAATGTGGAAGCGAAGTATGCACCTATTTGGAAGAGAATAGATAATAGGTGGAGTCCACAACTTCATCAACCATTGCATGCGGCGGGTTATTACTTGAACCCTCAATTCCGATATGAAGAAAATTTTAAAGATACCGAGCATGTGAAGAAGGGTTTGGAAGATTGCATGGATAGGATGCTTGATGGTGATGCTCGTATCCAAGCGGAAATACAATTGGACCTTTATGAGCGAAAGCTTGGGAAGTTCGGAAGTGCAATGGCCGAATCTACTAGAAAAATTCGATCACCCG TGTTTTGGTGGGAGAAATATGGGACACAAACACCGGAGTTGATGAATTTTGCTACTCGGGTCCTTTCCCTTACTTGTAGTGCATCGGGGTGTGAAAGGAATTTGAGCACTTTTGAAATG ATTCACACTAAGAAGAGGAATAGACTTGAGCATAAGAGGTTGCATGCTTTAGTTTATGTGAAGTATAACATTGCTCTAAGAGATAGGACTTTGAAGAGAAGCGCTACAATGACCGATCCTATTGTTGTGGAAGAGATTGAATCGGATGATGAATGGATAACCGAGATAGAGGATCCGGTTCTTCCCACCGATCCACATTGGATTGAGAACAATGTGGAAGAATTGACATTGGATGATGGAGCGATCCGAAATGTGCCAAGTGGTACATATGAAAGTAGCCTAATTAATCGTGATCCTCCTCCCCGTGTGCCTTCTCCTCCTCCCCATGTGCCTTCTCCTCCTCATGTGCCTACTCCTTCTCGTGAGCCTATTCCTTCCCGTGAGCTTACTCCTTCTCTTGATGAACCTATCCTTTTATATAAAAGGAAATATAGTGAAGGACAAAGTTCAA GTAAGAGAAAGGCACCAAGAAAATCAATGCTTCTTGATGACATTGTAGATGATGATACTAGAAGTACTAT TGATAGTGGTGATAGTTTGGATGGAGATATCTTAATTGATGATGATGATGATTTTGAAGCATGA